In the Heteronotia binoei isolate CCM8104 ecotype False Entrance Well chromosome 13, APGP_CSIRO_Hbin_v1, whole genome shotgun sequence genome, one interval contains:
- the LOC132581866 gene encoding olfactory receptor 13H1-like: MGAPNDTVVTEFILIGLSEHPQAQAVLFCFLLLVYLISFLGNSFIIILIIVDSHLHSPMYFFLCILSSVDLILSNNVIPEILVNCFFYRPTISFYRCLVQMYVGLLLVVIECLLLAVMAYDRFAAICRPLHYMQIMSWRFCTGLVSLCVVLASLNTLMNILLQPTDFCGQNVINHFGCELQSFLKLACSGTHAPELYMQVSSIFDLIPPFGFIVLTYGRIVLAVLRIRSTHGRKKAFSTCSSHITVVSIFYGTIMIMYLKPQEKSASDQDKIISLMYVVFTPLLNPLIYSLRNKEVKGAFWRLFGRKTSE, from the coding sequence ATGGGAGCTCCAAATGACACAGTGGTGACTGAATTCATCTTGATTGGGTTGTCTGAACACCCCCAAGCACAGGCTGTGCTCTTTTGCTTCCTCTTGCTGGTATACCTCATAAGCTTTCTTGGGAATAGCTTCATCATCATATTGATTATTGTAGACTCTCATCTTCATTCTCCCATGTATTTCTTTCTTTGCATCCTCTCCTCAGTGGATCTCATCCTCTCCAACAATGTAATTCCTGAAATCCTGGTCAACTGCTTCTTTTACaggcccacaatctccttctaTAGGTGCTTGGTTCAGATGTATGTCGGTCTATTACTCGTTGTAATAGAATGTCTTCTTCTGGCTGTCATGGCATATGACCGCTTTGCAGCAATATGTCGGCCACTCCACTATATGCAAATCATGAGCTGGAGATTTTGTACTGGTTTAGTGTCTTTATGTGTGGTCCTTGCATCACTAAATACCTTGATGAACATTTTGTTGCAACCAACTGACTTCTGTGGGCAAAATGTTATTAACCATTTTGGATGTGAGCTACAATCGTTCCTCAAACTGGCCTGCTCTGGCACACACGCTCCAGAGCTCTATATGCAAGTTAGCAGCATCTTTGACCTAATACCCCCCTTTGGCTTCATTGTTCTGACATACGGGCGCATAGTCTTAGCGGTCCTGCGCATTCGCTCAACACATGGACGGAAGAAAGCCTTCTCCACCTGTAGTTCGCACATTACGGTGGTCAGTATCTTTTACGGTACAATCATGATCATGTACTTGAAACCTCAAGAAAAATCTGCTTCGGATCAAGATAAGATCATATCTTTAATGTACGTGGTTTTTACTCCCTTGCTCAACCCCCTGATCTACAGCTTGAGGAACAAGGAGGTGAAGGGAGCTTTCTGGAGGTTGTTTGGAAGGAAAACGTCTGAATAA